tatcaggtcgggttgacctatttaattaattgggtcaaaattCTAAACCCAatcccgctaatttcgggtcggtttcaaatcaggttagcaggtcgggtcagcttttgccagccctaatctCGTCCAACTATTTGTGCAAAAATAATACTTTGAGATTGTAATTCATAAAACCTAAACTTAAAAGTTCTAGTTTGCAAATTAATCTACATTCATTATGAGATAGGTGCATTTAGCACCATATTATGTGAAAAAATATCATTCTATCACAAGCATATGGGTCACGGGTCAACAGTTTGGGTTTGGTCCACCAACTTTCAAACTGAGTTCGAGCCAAGTCGAGTCATTTTTACGGGGTCCGGTAGATAAATATTTTTGCGAGGACTACACTGAATCCATCAGGAGCCATCTGCCATCGTCCTGCTGTGCTGCATTCCCATTTCTGCAGTAGTGCTAGCCTGCTAGTAGGAGAGTACAACTATGGCGAACGTAGCTCAAATTCCTACTAGCTTTGGCCATGAGCTTCGAGCTTGTCTTCGCTGCCGCCTTGTCAAAACATACGATCAGGTTCTCTCCTTTTCTTCTCTTTCTATCGTTATGCTTGTACTTCGTACTTTCTAAACAGAATTTAGGGTTATTCTGCCTTTGCCTTTTCGGCATGTTTGATGgacttttcaaattttctttttagattTATAGTTTTTCAACTATCTCTGTTTGAATGAAAGACTTGCATTCTACTGAGTAATTATGTGTATTGTTTGGTGATTATATGCAGTTCAGGAAATGATTTGTCTTTGTTTTTAAAGTTGTTCTTCTTCCTTTCAAtttgaaattagggtttacGTTTCTTAGCATTATCGCTCATTTTGCATTATCGTCTATCGACATGTGtaatgaatttttaaaatttgttaagaTTTTAGGGGTTGTAATTATCGTTGTTTAAAGGGAAGATTTGCATTGTACTCGGTAATTATGTTGATGTGGTTGGTGACTATATGCAGTTTAGAGAATTAGTTCTCTTTGTTTTGGTTAAGTTGCACTTCTTCCTTTTTGTTGAACCGAAATTAGGGTTTAAGCTTCCTAGCTTCATCTCACCTTTGCTtcgtgattttttaaaattttgatggaCTTTTTAGAATTTGTTGGGATTCAAGGTTTTGTAGTTATCTCTGTTCGAAAGAAAGTATTGCATTCTACTAAATAATTGTGCTCAATTGACTGTTTACTTGATGTTGAGATTTTGGTTTTGCAATTATCTCTGTTTAAAGGAAACAATTGCAATCTATTGGGTAATTATGTTTATTGGGTTGGTGGTTATATGCAGTTCAGGGAATCAGGGTGCGAGAACTGTCCTTTCTTCGGGTTGGATAAAGATCCAGAGCGTGTTGCTGAGTGCACTACTCCTAACTTTACTGGGTATCTATCTATCTATTGATCTCCCTCAACGACTTATCCTAATTCTTAGTTTATGTTTCTTTAGGCACATTGTTTCATTCGTGTAATCTATTACTTATAGATACTCCTTTTGAtaggatttaatttttttataggttAATTTCTGTCATGGATCCAAGTAGAAGTTGGGCTGCTCGCTGGCTACGAATTGGTATGTCATTTGCTTTTGTAACTTTTTTGGGTTTTTGGTTGCCATGTTGAAACAATATCTTTTTCTCTTTTCCTAAGAATTCTTCATTTCATATAAAGAAGGCCTTACCTTTAAGTAAAAGCATTTTCATAACTTTGTTTTTTCTCTTTTGGATCAATTATCTTATAAGAATCATAGAGAACGGTATGTTAAAATATTTGTTCTTATGCTATTATCTTAAATTAAATCATAGATTATTGGAGGATCATTCATTTGGGTAtacattttcaaaaaattaaaattagaatgagGTGCTAGGAATTTCACCTAAGACCAACAATGCGAATATGTGTGCTTTCACTAAACAGCTATGCTACCAAACTTCTTTGAACAAAAGTATATTCTCTACTTAATTCTGAACGTATATATAAAAGCACTAGTAACGAATCACAAATTAGAACCACCTAGTGGTAACTTTTGTTTTGAATGATTTATTTTGCGGTATTCCCAATGATCGTATTACTCGTCGGTTTTAAGACATAAAATTTCGTCGAAATAGATTATAGAATGTTATTTTATAgggttgaaaaaaaaaacataatttttttatttatatttatgataggtttaaatttgtttattgaattatttttgtatCTATTGTGCTCTCAATGGGTTTAAGACTTTAAGTCCTAGATACATGGGGATTTGGATGCTTTTCTTGTGAGGTTTGAGTTTTTAAGGAAAATGCAGTTTTAAGATTCCTCAAATGGAAAAGTAAATTTACCAGTTCAATGTTATTTATCGAAGATTAGCCCCAAATTGGGCTTATATAGTATGGAATGGGACTAGAACTCATAAACATTGACTGATTATATggcttgctatttttttttattaggatTAAGATTAAGGAATTGATAAATTTAAAGCATAGTGGCCAATGCATCTTAGTGTCGATGAGAACAAGAATCATATTTTCTTCCATTACAACTTAAGTAAAAATGCTATGAGACTATCATGAGCTGTTTCAGAGGGGCAAAAACACCTTGTTCTTGAGCATCACCCAAACATGTGAAAGACTAGAGTACTATgacaaaatagaaaatgagtgCCTTTTTTGCGCTCACAGCTTTGTATATTGGATATGGAGGGCCCTTAGCACAATTCTTTGAATGGAAAAAGTCCATTCTATTGCATGTGTGAAGCAAGTTCATATAGGAATGAAGGAGAGGATTAGGAATACACTAAAAAAGATGTCCCAAACTGGCAGAATTTGACTTGATAGTCTGTAATCTATTATATAAGTTTGGTCCTAGAAAGGTATCTTTGAAATAAGGTGAACAATTCAATTATTTGACGGTTTAATTCAATTCTGCTCATGCTTCTCTATGTTTTGATCCATTGTTTCTAAATAGTTCATCTTAATTCGTTTTCGTTTGATCTTAAATAGGTTGGTGTAATGTTCCACTAGTTTTTATGCACTTTATGGTTTAGACTTGGTCTAGACCATGTTGTCTAATTGTGAGATAGTGGCCTAGACATTGTAGTATTTCGAATTTTTGTGTGTAGCTTTTTTTTATTCATGGAAATTGATTTAGTAGAAGATATGCCTCGTGAGACAAATTTTCTTGCCTAAGTGTTGATTTTTAACAGGCATACTAAATTGTTTTTGAACTGAGTGATTCCTTTGTGTGCATTTGCTATGTATGATGCACTTGTTTACGATATTGCATTGCGAAACAATACTGAATGGCACGTTATTTATAAGCAATAATTGGTTTGGTAAATGTATAGTGTTGTCTTCTGATACatcttctatttctttttctACCTTTATTCTCTTTATGGTTCCTTGTCAAGTCTCAATAGTTGTGCCTAGTGTGGATTTAGTGAGAGCTGTGGTTTTCTTTTCATGTTATCTAACATTGGAGCTTGCAAGATAACAGTCGTTGGAAATCTAGAATGATATGTGTTTTTAGAATTAGTACCTTGATGGGTATGTGGAATTCTTGAATCGAGTTTTATGGGGAAAATACACTTGTAATGAAcatcattttaataaaatattgggTTGGGCATGgcttatttaaataaaatagaaacaTTCAGGATTTACAAAGAATCATGGTATTTACTTAAGGACTGCAGTGGCATATGAAAACACAAGACAAACATATGAAGATGTGACATGTGGTTCAATTGGTGGCACATGGGATCTTCATGAGAAAGCCCGTAAATTAAGGCATGCATGGGTGTTATGAAATACGATTTGGGGAATTTATTGTGGGAGGCAAGAGTCTATTTAACAAGGACACATACAACATACTTTTTTTATTCTGATGAAAGAAATAAGGTCAATCGTGCTTCTTAGTTCTCCTAGCTACTTTGGGGGAATTTTGATGTTTTGAAGAATCATTAAGAATTTCATGAACTGGGGATGACTGTTCTTATGCGGTGTTCTGTACATACGGTAATAAATATTCTAGGCATATAATCTAGTTTTGCATTTGATGGCTTTCTAATTGAAACAATCTATGCTCTTGCGTTGATGGATATGGCTTGATGTGGAGAAGTTGGTTAAAATCGTATCATAAAATAAAGTAGTTGGTGGTTggcaatttatttcaattttagaGTGACTATATCTGATTTTTCCAAAGGCTGGTTGAAACTTAGGATTCTTTAGCTAGGAGAGTGTCCATTCAGACGAATTCACAACCATATATTAAAGCAAGTTAACGATACTTTATTGTTTACTATGTTTCCTACTTTAGTCGCTGCTTATTATGTGCTTGAAAGCTTGTTCAGAGGAATCATACTTGTCAAGTTGTCAATTTGCCTTATTATCTCCTCACTTAAAGTCTGGACGGAGTTTGTCCCTTTGTGGCCTTTTTAAATGGTGCCTTTCTTTTGGGAGGGAGTGTGGGTGCTTCACTAGTTTGGATTTTGGAAATAATTCACACCATTCCGTGAAGCAGTCAGTTCGGATTCTTACCTTCTCATATGTTGTATCTGTAATCTGTTCCACTCGGGATTTTTGGAGAAAAGATTATCTACGATATCCGACCACTTCTTTTGCCTTTGTCCTCTAAGATATAATAATGGCTCACACATGTGTTTTCCTGGGGAGTTCAGGCAGGTCTATGTAGGATTATGGttt
This Amaranthus tricolor cultivar Red isolate AtriRed21 chromosome 13, ASM2621246v1, whole genome shotgun sequence DNA region includes the following protein-coding sequences:
- the LOC130797488 gene encoding transcription elongation factor SPT4 homolog 2-like is translated as MANVAQIPTSFGHELRACLRCRLVKTYDQFRESGCENCPFFGLDKDPERVAECTTPNFTGLISVMDPSRSWAARWLRIGRFVPGCYTLAVSETLPEEFMNICEDERVQYVPPKR